The following DNA comes from Sebastes fasciatus isolate fSebFas1 chromosome 3 unlocalized genomic scaffold, fSebFas1.pri SUPER_3_unloc_1, whole genome shotgun sequence.
GGCGATACTGCTCAAAGAAGCGTAAGAATGTGTTAACAAAGGCAGTACAGAAGAAGACTACGACTTAGCAAACACTGATGTAAACAAATAGTTCTTGTTGTATTGTCAGAATATGAAAATgggtgagtattaatgtgtgttCATACTGTCTCCTCCAGTTGCTCCGAAGGTTTCCTTAGTGTTGATGAATCTCCCTGGTGACCTTATGGAGGGCAGTTCAGTGAATCTGAGCTGTCGCAGTGATGCTAACCCGACAGCTAAATACACCTGGTACAAGGAGAACCAACCACTGCTCAATAAAGAACCACAGCTGCTCGTCTTCAGCTCCATCCAGTCCTCTGACTCTGGAGAGTATTCCTGCACAGCTCAGAACGAGCTGGGGAGGACGTCTGAATACGTCTCTATTAATGTGAAATGTGagtaaaaacagcttttttataatatttttaatctGTAAAATGTGTTGCATCTATAAGGAGAGGTTTAGCAGGGTATTCAAACCATCATATTCATCACTCCTCCAAATTTTATAGTTTTTATATCTCTTATTACATCTCCTCCAGATGCTCCAAAGCTTCCCTCAGTGTCAGTGATTCCCTCTGGTGAGATAGTGGAGGGCACTTCAGTGACTCTGACTTGTAGCAGTGATGCTAACCCAGCAGCTAACTACACCTGGTACAAGGAGAACCAAACACTGCTTCAGGGACCAGAAGGCATCTATCATTTCACCTCCATCAGCTCTGAGGACAGCGGGATCTACTACTGCAAGTCTGACAATCAACATGGAGAGATCAACTCCACGTCTCTATCAGTAGATGTCCAGTGTGAGTACAAAACATCAGCAAATCACTTAGACACTCAGTGTGACCGCCTCCTCAATGCCcccatgttaaaaaaaacaaaaaaacactgcaaaagtgccctcttggatgcctcTATGGGagataaaatgtgataaagttccctctagggtgcccttccagtaaagaaaatgtgatgaagtccCTTCTAGGGTGACCTTAAGTGGAttaaacgtgatgaagtgctctctagggtgcccttaaatggagaaaacgtgataaagtgctctgtagggtgcccttaaatggagaaaacgtgatgaataAGCCCTCTAGGTTGTCCTTAAATGGattaaacatgatgaagtgccctctagggtgaccttaaatggagaaaacgtgatgaagtgccctctatggAGCCCTTAAATGTAttaaacgtgatgaagtgctcTCTAGGTTgtccttaaatggagaaaacgtgataaagttcCCTCTATGGAGCCCTTAAATGGATTAAACGTGATGAAGgtccctctagggtgcccttaaatgtattaaacgtgatgaagtgctcTCTAGGTTGTCCTTAAATGGAttaaacgtgatgaagtgccctctaggttgTCCTTAAATGGAGAcaacgtgataaagtgccctctaggttgTCCTTAAATGGAGACAACGTGATAAAGTTCCCTCTATGgagcccttaaatggagaaaacgtgatgaataagccctctagggtgcccttaaatgtattaaacgtgatgaagtgctcTCTAGGTTGTCCTTAAATGGAGacaacgtgatgaagtgccctctagggtgcccttccagtaaaGAAAACATTATAAAGGTCCCTCTAGGTTGCCCTTAAAATTGAGGAGATCAATGCAGTGTGATACTGtataggctgccctacatgctagaaaactttATGCGTGCTGGTGCCCTTTTAATTTTCTCCACCGCTGaccgtatacagtatatacatgttGCCAGTATATCTGCCCTTCCTGCCGCTCTCTGCACACCAATGTAAATGAGTTTATACATGTTGTCCTCCAGATGCTCCAAAGCTTCCCTCAGTGTCAGTGAGTCCCTCTGGTGAGATAGTGGAGGGCAGTCCAGTGACTCTGACCTGTAGCAGTGATGCTAACCCAGCAGCTAACTACACCTGGTACAAGAATGGAAAACTATACCTTCATCCTCTACGTAAAGAACCACAGCAGCTCATCTTCAGCTCCATCCAGTCCTCTGACTCTGGACGGTATTACTGTACAGCTAATAACAAGCTGGGGGGGAGGATGTCTGGATACGTCTCTATTAATGTGAAATGTGAGTAAAATGGTTCGTCTTTAAACATTCAGCTGATTGTCAACCTTTTTAGGGTTGCTTTGCTGATCAAACATATAGTATAGATTAGATTCACAGTCTGCAGCTGTAGGTCACCGAGTAGCAGTGGCTGATGAAAAGGCAGTTTTAGTCACACAGCAAatcatttaaacagcatttgtataggaatgattctctCTTAAGCtttttgatcactataagcggtttccactgtatttctctgtagggtcctttccataatatAGTCAGACcttctaataacaatctgagcctgtcggaggcaaaaacaaacactttgagtgaacgtaacgtttcattaaCGCAGCTCGTTTAGCAGctggttacagcgttctccctcaatactggacctaTTTCAGAAACGTCCCCAtgagtcagttagacacaaaaacatgggaaaatacagtccaggttgaaaaatatcaaagttaccctttaagctgTTACCATTTCAAATTCTTACAGCTGGATTTCATTTGAGTCTTCGATTTCTCTGTGAAAATACTAATGTTgcattttaataatgtaatcAATAGCAACACGCCGCTTGAATACATGGATGTTtgtgacttaaagggactgtttgtaacttcgtacactcttataaatcattacgagtcggtgtctcatgcgcgctcgcgtgtgtctacgctgttcagactcagactccaacacaaactacagtgaagcaccaaaacctcttggttgtatctagtgaagctcgtctgttaaacagtgttggccgcggtcggaggacgcgggggagaccgtagctttggtctccaggaccggagtctctgctgtactctgctcctctgctcctctgcctgcctgccttcactcacacaccgtgctccttctctctctctctctccacctctcacgtgcatgctgctcactccacactgcagaagagttagtttagctctgagaatatctagtgaatgttcagtggacgtttgtgcagaaataactgctgcagctcctccagaccaacagaggtttcccgtgtcttgtgaagtgacggggctcctcagagagaaacgttatcgtctccgaccaaaactccggcgtctctcccgttccctccgaccgcggtcgggaggctgaggcgggaaaagccaacactaggatcagcattgattcatggagagaccttcgtctggtcagctaacattactgccaagcagctgaaatatagagtgatattgtgcttttagctgacgtgtgtctcctcactgtgttgagcgatgctccttcatgtctatgtagagcgagcacaagcgccagcaacaggacgctgactttagttgacttaacagccacaggtgaagctgttaacaagacatttctgattcttacgaacagtccctttaacagggTATATGGCATCAATAATTATACTGATCCTTGCGCTGCCCTTTGATTGTCAATCAGTGCCATCACCTCAGAATTTATATTTCAGATGTATTTGTGAGGTATATTTCCTTCCGTTTGCACATTTAAATGCGATACGTTTATGAACGTTGCTTGCTGGGGTCATGGCTGATTTCAGAGTAGATTCCTGGACTGTTCCTTGGTGCCATCAGCAGGTTGACCTTTTTGATTCAGGGTAAAATGTCtgaactattggatggattgctgttGAATCATTAAATCTCACAAGTGGCTGAACCTATTTCTGCTTTTACCGTTCTTACACAAAACGCCGTACAGAGCCGCTCCTCTTTCAGGACACTCGATGGGTTGTTCCATTTTGTCACTTCTTTAACTTTTTGTTATTGTTCATGTTTTCTCCTCCAGATGCTCCAAAGCGTCCCTCAGTGTCAGTGAGTTCCTCTGGTGAGATAGTGGAGGGCAGTTCAGTGACTCTGACCTGTAGCAGTGATGCTAACCCAGCAGCTAACTACACCTGGTACAAGAAGAATGAAGACTCACCAGAAGCATCAGGACAGATC
Coding sequences within:
- the LOC141763491 gene encoding B-cell receptor CD22-like, translated to MDSAQYRFKFKTPSFEWGSSLPGTTLTVTDPDLQVQVIWSSTGPKLVCHSSCLLTGRSSFGWYKNDRKIQEETSPSYGGHVDPAGSYSCAYEGYHSTAVFAPKVSLVLMNLPGDLMEGSSVNLSCRSDANPTAKYTWYKENQPLLNKEPQLLVFSSIQSSDSGEYSCTAQNELGRTSEYVSINVKYAPKLPSVSVIPSGEIVEGTSVTLTCSSDANPAANYTWYKENQTLLQGPEGIYHFTSISSEDSGIYYCKSDNQHGEINSTSLSVDVQYAPKRPSVSVSSSGEIVEGSSVTLTCSSDANPAANYTWYKKNEDSPEASGQIFTITDLRAEHSGNYYCEAQNNRGSHNSTLHVTVVAGDPTMVMNIIRSTLVVLMLIPLLLLSLWTRKKITLSSTTEPHEPEEI